A genome region from Glutamicibacter arilaitensis Re117 includes the following:
- a CDS encoding SDR family oxidoreductase: MSHASEVPASTPTIVVTGAGSGIGRAATRLLLAQGWNVVLAGRTEASLLETAQEHSRALVVTADVSDPEAVQQVFLAAQSHFGSVDVLFNNAGIFGPSVAIDELTPQQWDEVCRINLTGAINAARAAFAHFKVHGGGRIINNGSISAQTPRVNSVAYTVTKHGIAGLTKCLELDGRPYRIRATQLDIGNTASDLLNDFGATQGALQPNGERMVEPTFPLQQAAEAIAYIAGVPLSASVNQLTITAGGMPHIGRG, encoded by the coding sequence ATGTCCCACGCATCCGAAGTTCCTGCCAGCACACCTACCATCGTGGTTACCGGGGCCGGTTCGGGAATTGGCCGTGCCGCAACCCGGTTGCTGCTGGCGCAGGGATGGAATGTAGTGCTTGCCGGACGCACAGAGGCAAGCTTGCTGGAAACCGCGCAGGAGCACAGCCGCGCCTTGGTGGTGACCGCAGATGTTTCGGATCCCGAGGCTGTCCAGCAGGTATTCCTCGCAGCCCAGTCGCACTTCGGTTCGGTAGATGTCCTGTTCAATAATGCAGGGATTTTCGGGCCTTCGGTGGCGATCGACGAGCTGACGCCCCAGCAGTGGGACGAGGTCTGCCGGATCAACCTCACCGGTGCCATCAATGCCGCCCGCGCTGCCTTCGCGCATTTCAAGGTCCACGGCGGCGGGCGCATCATCAACAACGGGTCAATTTCCGCCCAAACTCCTCGGGTGAACTCGGTGGCATACACCGTCACCAAGCATGGCATCGCCGGGCTGACCAAATGCTTGGAACTCGATGGCCGCCCCTACCGGATCCGCGCCACCCAGCTGGATATCGGAAATACCGCCAGCGACCTGCTCAATGATTTCGGCGCCACGCAAGGTGCGCTGCAGCCTAATGGCGAACGGATGGTCGAGCCGACCTTCCCGCTTCAGCAGGCAGCCGAAGCCATTGCCTATATCGCAGGGGTTCCCTTGTCAGCTTCGGTCAACCAGCTCACCATCACCGCAGGAGGCATGCCGCACATCGGCCGTGGCTAG